The window GCCGTCTTACACTTCTCGCGGCAGTCCGGGAAGAATGGCCGATTGCCGATCCCGGCTTTCAGTCGTGCAATTCCCTGGAAATCGCCGGCCCGACGGCGAAGTCGGAAAATGTCACCTCAAAGCCTTCGCGCTGCGGCGAACAGCACATCATGCCGATGTCGACGGTCTTCGAGACCGGGAAATAGGCCAGCCGCACCGGCCTCCAGCGGCCATCGGAGACATCGAGATATTGGACGCGGATGGCCTCGGCGTGGCGGGTCAGGCGGATCCTGGCTCCCTCGGGGCCGGTGGGAATGTTGACCAGCGACCAGTCGGAGGTGTCGTTGGTGACGACGACCGAAAAATAGGCGATCCCGTCGGTCAATTCGATGCCGGCCTTGATCCAGTGCGTTTCGGCGAGCCGGACCATCAGCCCCGCCTGATCGTAGAGTACTTCGTATTTGCCCTTGACGGTGACCTCGGCGCTGAAGTCGCCCTCGACCGGCCGGTGCAAGAAATGGCCGCTGTCGCGCCGGAAACCATAAAAAGTCTCGCGCCAGAAGTCGGTTTCCCTGGCCGTTCGAACATGCAGCGTGCCGTCGCCGAATTCGTGGTACGGCGGCGGGTTGAGCCAGCTCATGCCGGCCATGCCGAACGTCATGGAGCCGCCCATGCAACAGATTTGAATTTGCCGGCCATCTGATTAGCCGGCAAATGTATAGGCGGTCTTTACCGTGGTGTAGAATTCCGCGGCATAACGGCCCTGCTCGCGCGGGCCGTAGCTCGAGCCCTTGCGGCCGCCGAACGGCACGTGGAAGTCGACGCCCGCCGTCGGCAGATTGACCATGACCATGCCGGCCTCGGAGTTGCGCTTGAAGTGCGTGGCGTGCTTCAGACTGGTCGTGCAGATGCCGGAGGTCAGGCCGAACGGCGTGTCGTTGGCGACCGCCAGCGCCTCGTCGTAATCCTTGACGCGGATGACGCTGGCGACAGGCCCGAAGATCTCCTCGCGCGAACTGCGCATGGCGTTGGTGGCTCCCGTCAGCAGCGTCGGCCGCAGATAGAAGCCCGGCGTCTTGCGATCGAGCCGCTCGCCGCCGAAGGCAAGCGTAGCGCCTTCCCTGACGCCGATGGCGATATAGTCCTCGTCCTGCTTCAACTGGGTTGCATCGACGACGGGACCGATCTGGGTCTGCGCATCAAGCGCGTCGCCGATGACAAGCTTGTCCAGGCGCTCCTTCAAGGCATCGACGAAGCGATCGTGAATGCCCTCGGTGACAACCAGGCGCGAGGACGCCGTGCAGCGCTGGCCAGTGGAAAAATAGGCGCCGTTGATGGCGCAATCGACGGCGACGGCCAGATCGGCGTCATCGAGCACGACGAGCGGGTTCTTGCCGCCCATCTCGAGCTGGAACTTGCGCATGTGCTCGACGCTGGCCGCGGCGACGCGTTTGCCGGTGCCGACCGAGCCGGTGAAGGTGATGGCGTTGAGGTCGGGACTGTCGAGCATGGCCTGGCCGACCACCGAGCCCTTGCCCATGACGAGGTTGAGCACTCCCTTGGGCAGGCCGGTGCGGTGCAGGATGTCGACGATGGTCCAGGCGCTTTCGGGAACCAGCTCGGCCGGCTTGAAGACGACGGTGTTGCCGTGGGCCAGCGCCGGCGCGATCTTCCAGGCGGGAATGGCGATCGGGAAATTCCACGGCGTGATGATGCCGACCACGCCGACGGCCTCGCGGGTGATCTCGACGCCGACGCCCGGCCGCACGCTCGGCACCAGCTCGCCCGACAGGCGCAGCGTTTCGCCGGCGAAGAAGTCGAAAATCTGCGCCGCCCGAATGGTCTCGCCGATGCCTTCGGCCAGCGTCTTGCCTTCCTCGCGCGCCAGCGAGCGGCCGATCTCGTCCTTGCGCGCCATGATCTCGTCGGAAGTCTTCTTCAGCACCGCGTGGCGCGCCAGCGGCCCGGACCGCGACCAGGCCGGAAAGGCCGCCTTGGCTGCGGCGATGGCCTGCTTGGCCTGCTCCGGCCCGGCCGAAGCGTATTCGCCGACGACGTCATCGGTGTTCGACGGGTTGATGTTGCGCGAGCCGGCCTC is drawn from Mesorhizobium sp. B1-1-8 and contains these coding sequences:
- a CDS encoding aldehyde dehydrogenase family protein, with the translated sequence MLRKNLIDGEWLGEAGSRNINPSNTDDVVGEYASAGPEQAKQAIAAAKAAFPAWSRSGPLARHAVLKKTSDEIMARKDEIGRSLAREEGKTLAEGIGETIRAAQIFDFFAGETLRLSGELVPSVRPGVGVEITREAVGVVGIITPWNFPIAIPAWKIAPALAHGNTVVFKPAELVPESAWTIVDILHRTGLPKGVLNLVMGKGSVVGQAMLDSPDLNAITFTGSVGTGKRVAAASVEHMRKFQLEMGGKNPLVVLDDADLAVAVDCAINGAYFSTGQRCTASSRLVVTEGIHDRFVDALKERLDKLVIGDALDAQTQIGPVVDATQLKQDEDYIAIGVREGATLAFGGERLDRKTPGFYLRPTLLTGATNAMRSSREEIFGPVASVIRVKDYDEALAVANDTPFGLTSGICTTSLKHATHFKRNSEAGMVMVNLPTAGVDFHVPFGGRKGSSYGPREQGRYAAEFYTTVKTAYTFAG
- a CDS encoding DUF1349 domain-containing protein; its protein translation is MTFGMAGMSWLNPPPYHEFGDGTLHVRTARETDFWRETFYGFRRDSGHFLHRPVEGDFSAEVTVKGKYEVLYDQAGLMVRLAETHWIKAGIELTDGIAYFSVVVTNDTSDWSLVNIPTGPEGARIRLTRHAEAIRVQYLDVSDGRWRPVRLAYFPVSKTVDIGMMCCSPQREGFEVTFSDFAVGPAISRELHD